A genomic stretch from Prochlorococcus marinus str. MIT 9312 includes:
- a CDS encoding YciI family protein → MPLFVKTEIIKKEYLINNDLKRAIINEHINWIKQLKKEGINIKSGFLIDELKRPGDGGLLILEMNNYKNALKIIKNDPMITNNLVEWKLNEWVDSDQ, encoded by the coding sequence ATGCCTTTATTTGTAAAAACTGAAATCATAAAAAAAGAATATTTAATTAATAATGATTTAAAAAGAGCAATAATTAACGAACATATTAATTGGATAAAACAATTAAAAAAAGAGGGTATAAATATAAAAAGTGGTTTTTTGATTGATGAGTTAAAGAGGCCTGGTGACGGCGGATTACTCATTCTTGAGATGAATAATTATAAAAATGCACTAAAAATAATCAAAAATGATCCAATGATTACAAATAATCTAGTTGAGTGGAAATTAAATGAGTGGGTAGATTCAGATCAATGA
- the lipA gene encoding lipoyl synthase, which produces MTKNPNSLSSKPDWLRVKAPQVQRIGDTANLLNDLNLNTVCQEASCPNIGECFASGTATFLIMGPGCTRACPYCDIDFDRSKRELDPTEPYRLAEAVYRMRLKHVVITSVNRDDLEDGGASQFFECVYQVRKKSPETTIELLIPDFCGNWKALEKVLDSNPNVLNHNIETVPSLYKKVRPQGKYERTLELLKRTRDYSPKVYTKSGFMLGLGEKDEEVLNLLEDLRSNYVDIVTIGQYLSPGPNHLPVQRFVSPSKFNYFKVFGEKDLDFMQVVSSPLTRSSYHAEEIQKLMKKYPR; this is translated from the coding sequence TTGACTAAAAATCCTAATAGTTTAAGTTCAAAACCTGATTGGTTAAGAGTAAAAGCTCCGCAAGTTCAGAGAATTGGGGATACTGCAAATTTGTTAAATGATTTAAATCTCAATACTGTATGTCAAGAAGCAAGCTGTCCAAATATTGGTGAATGTTTTGCTAGTGGAACTGCGACTTTTCTCATAATGGGTCCTGGCTGTACTAGGGCATGTCCATATTGTGATATTGATTTTGATAGATCTAAAAGGGAATTAGATCCAACAGAACCATATCGTCTAGCCGAAGCAGTTTATAGAATGAGGCTTAAACATGTTGTAATTACATCAGTTAATAGAGACGATCTTGAGGATGGTGGCGCATCTCAATTTTTTGAATGTGTTTATCAAGTAAGAAAAAAATCTCCTGAAACTACGATCGAGCTTTTAATTCCAGATTTTTGTGGCAACTGGAAAGCTCTTGAAAAAGTTCTTGATTCCAATCCAAACGTTTTAAACCACAATATAGAAACTGTGCCATCGCTATATAAAAAAGTAAGGCCTCAGGGTAAATATGAGAGAACTCTAGAGTTACTTAAAAGAACTAGAGATTATTCTCCTAAAGTTTATACAAAGTCTGGCTTTATGCTTGGTTTAGGGGAAAAAGATGAGGAGGTTTTGAATCTTCTTGAGGATTTAAGGAGTAATTACGTTGATATAGTTACTATTGGTCAATATTTATCTCCTGGCCCTAATCATTTACCTGTTCAAAGATTTGTGAGTCCTTCAAAATTTAATTATTTTAAAGTTTTTGGGGAAAAAGATTTGGACTTTATGCAAGTAGTTAGTTCTCCTCTAACTCGTAGCAGTTACCATGCAGAAGAGATTCAAAAACTTATGAAAAAGTATCCAAGATAG
- a CDS encoding recombinase family protein, which translates to MTFKFKRKRLLLSKKNKNYKAIGYARAIHNEFEYLEEQIKNLKEKGCSEVFSEFVSLDEEIKPQLNKAINCLSKGDELIITKLDRAFKNKKECLMTINKLINQDIKLRTLTGFFADYDSSKTNSSIFKILYELDNLEDKSLGERKKEQLLRRKLSGNNLGGRPKISPLKESLVIRLRNEGYSYRSIRAQTGIALSTIRRVILEGELN; encoded by the coding sequence TTGACTTTTAAATTCAAAAGAAAACGTCTTTTACTATCTAAAAAAAATAAAAACTATAAAGCTATAGGATATGCTAGAGCTATTCATAATGAATTTGAATATTTAGAGGAGCAAATAAAAAATTTAAAGGAAAAAGGTTGCAGTGAAGTATTCTCTGAATTTGTAAGTTTAGATGAAGAAATCAAACCCCAACTAAATAAAGCTATAAATTGCTTATCTAAAGGAGATGAATTAATAATAACTAAGCTTGATCGAGCATTTAAAAATAAAAAAGAATGTTTGATGACAATAAATAAACTCATTAATCAGGATATTAAATTGCGAACTCTGACTGGATTTTTTGCGGATTATGATTCCTCTAAAACAAATTCTTCAATTTTTAAGATTTTATATGAATTGGATAATTTAGAAGACAAAAGTTTAGGGGAAAGAAAAAAAGAACAACTATTACGTAGAAAATTATCCGGGAATAATCTAGGAGGAAGGCCAAAGATCAGTCCTTTAAAAGAATCTCTAGTAATCAGATTACGTAATGAAGGATATTCATATCGATCAATAAGAGCACAAACAGGAATTGCATTGTCAACAATTAGGAGAGTAATTTTGGAAGGAGAATTAAACTAA
- a CDS encoding serine hydrolase has translation MSFYYVSKEMGLALNDILGRVCSYNKDFLREDIAITWINYKSENKSVFKGCGSGINNKKMIYPASVVKLVYGLAAYYWIEKGSLLLSDEIIDAVRKMLSFSSNNATSFLIDLLTGTTSGPCIEGELWENWKYQRSIINDWLHDLHWEELIGINCCQKTWDDGPFGREKEFYGYENKNRNAMTTDSVARVLEQIMIHIDYQKNDLNLRSFLKRSLNKVALKNDSLNQIDGFLGAGLPESMNLWSKAGLMSEVRHDSAWWINSQSLQTLLVVFCNGEKYSKDTSFLPLIAKEVYEFNKRYVFEN, from the coding sequence ATGTCCTTCTACTATGTAAGTAAAGAGATGGGTCTAGCCTTAAATGATATTTTAGGGAGGGTATGCTCTTATAATAAAGATTTTTTAAGAGAAGATATTGCCATAACTTGGATTAACTACAAAAGTGAAAATAAAAGCGTATTTAAAGGGTGTGGATCTGGTATAAATAATAAAAAAATGATATATCCTGCCAGTGTAGTCAAGTTGGTTTATGGTCTCGCTGCATATTATTGGATTGAAAAAGGAAGTTTATTATTATCAGATGAGATCATAGATGCCGTGAGGAAAATGTTGTCTTTCTCAAGTAATAATGCGACAAGCTTTTTAATTGATTTACTTACTGGTACCACAAGTGGACCATGCATTGAGGGTGAATTATGGGAAAATTGGAAATATCAAAGAAGTATAATTAATGATTGGCTGCATGATTTACATTGGGAGGAATTGATTGGTATAAATTGCTGTCAGAAGACCTGGGATGATGGACCATTTGGGCGTGAAAAAGAATTTTATGGATATGAAAATAAAAATAGGAATGCAATGACTACTGATTCAGTTGCAAGGGTTTTGGAGCAAATTATGATTCATATTGATTATCAGAAAAATGACTTAAATTTAAGAAGTTTTTTAAAAAGAAGTTTAAATAAAGTTGCTCTTAAAAACGATTCTTTGAATCAAATAGATGGTTTTTTAGGTGCAGGATTACCCGAAAGCATGAATCTTTGGAGTAAAGCAGGCTTAATGTCTGAAGTTAGACATGATTCTGCTTGGTGGATTAATAGTCAATCCCTACAAACTTTATTAGTCGTTTTTTGTAATGGAGAAAAATATTCCAAAGATACTTCCTTCCTTCCTTTAATAGCAAAAGAAGTATATGAATTTAATAAGAGATATGTTTTTGAGAACTAA
- a CDS encoding C40 family peptidase, giving the protein MENYKDPISLFKQTNFSKTIWWKLKVNISGYQNEKENKLVTEICKNRIFRLLYPNIHQRTHKFSRILVQLYEDGYVCWINLDELIIEKSELRKTENFKNEHFFIKDKVPLIIKWIQKQSELTNEYLWGGTLGPNFDCSGLIQTAFFIHHIHIPRDSFQIKSFCKHLFYFKESYAALQPGDLLFFGNKEKCDHIGIYKGDGLYYHSSGKEFGRNGIGLDSFKETNDPISLHYKSKLISAGRVVRNYRWDRSIR; this is encoded by the coding sequence ATGGAAAATTATAAAGACCCTATCTCACTATTTAAACAAACAAATTTTTCAAAGACTATTTGGTGGAAATTAAAAGTTAATATTTCTGGATATCAAAATGAAAAAGAAAATAAGTTAGTGACAGAAATTTGTAAAAATAGAATTTTTAGACTACTTTACCCAAATATTCATCAACGTACCCATAAATTTTCAAGGATTTTAGTTCAACTATATGAAGATGGTTACGTCTGTTGGATAAATTTGGATGAATTGATTATTGAGAAAAGCGAATTAAGAAAAACTGAGAATTTTAAAAATGAACACTTCTTTATAAAAGATAAAGTTCCCTTAATTATAAAATGGATACAAAAACAATCTGAGTTAACGAATGAATATCTTTGGGGAGGTACATTAGGACCCAATTTTGATTGTTCCGGATTAATTCAGACTGCTTTCTTCATACATCATATTCATATTCCTAGAGACTCTTTTCAAATAAAAAGTTTTTGTAAACACCTTTTTTATTTCAAAGAATCTTATGCAGCTCTTCAACCAGGAGATCTTTTGTTTTTTGGAAATAAAGAAAAATGTGACCATATAGGAATCTACAAAGGAGATGGGTTATATTACCATAGCTCTGGAAAGGAGTTTGGAAGAAATGGAATAGGATTAGATAGTTTCAAAGAGACTAATGACCCAATTTCATTGCATTATAAATCCAAACTAATCTCAGCCGGAAGAGTCGTAAGAAATTATAGGTGGGATAGAAGTATTAGATAG
- a CDS encoding photosystem I reaction center protein subunit XI → MSDSQTPLGANPKFPEKYIDQSVLPTDIGIAEQWAVKTVADPFVGNLATPVNSGYFTKVFINNLPFYREGISPNFRGLETGAALGYLLYGPFTMTGPLRNSDFALTAGLLAAIGAVHILTALLVLYNAPGKAPNVQPPDATVNNPPADLFTRAGWADFTSGFWLGGCGGAVFAWLLVGTLHLNNIMQLIQNIWTTG, encoded by the coding sequence ATGAGCGATTCACAAACACCATTAGGAGCCAATCCTAAATTTCCCGAAAAATATATAGATCAAAGTGTCCTGCCTACAGATATTGGTATCGCAGAACAATGGGCTGTTAAAACTGTTGCTGATCCGTTTGTTGGGAATTTGGCTACCCCAGTTAATAGTGGTTATTTTACCAAAGTTTTTATAAATAATTTACCTTTTTATAGAGAAGGCATTTCTCCAAATTTTAGAGGTTTAGAAACTGGAGCGGCTTTAGGTTATCTCTTATATGGTCCATTTACTATGACTGGTCCTTTAAGAAATTCTGATTTCGCATTAACCGCAGGATTACTTGCTGCTATTGGCGCGGTTCATATTTTGACAGCACTTTTAGTTCTTTATAACGCCCCAGGTAAAGCACCTAATGTGCAACCTCCTGATGCTACTGTTAATAATCCTCCTGCAGATTTATTTACTAGAGCAGGGTGGGCTGACTTTACAAGTGGATTTTGGCTAGGCGGTTGCGGTGGTGCAGTTTTTGCATGGCTTCTTGTTGGAACACTGCATTTGAACAACATAATGCAACTAATTCAGAATATTTGGACTACTGGTTAA
- a CDS encoding photosystem I reaction center subunit VIII — translation MSSEFSNLLPSVFVPMIGLVAPAVFIVLIGRFITATE, via the coding sequence ATGTCATCTGAATTTTCAAATCTTCTGCCTTCGGTCTTTGTCCCCATGATTGGCTTGGTAGCACCTGCTGTTTTTATTGTTTTAATAGGCAGATTCATAACGGCTACTGAATAA
- a CDS encoding glycosyltransferase family 2 protein — protein MSNINQLISIIIPVFNESESIGFLLDEVISVMASHKFDFELIVVNDGSKDNTHRVLKHLTHKIQELSVISLRKNYGQTAAMSAGFDHSKGNIVITLDGDLQNDPNDIPKLISEINNGYDLICGWRFDRKDKLINRKIPSKIANQLIAQVTGLKLHDYGCSLKAFKKEIIDDIKLYGELHRFLPVLANIEGAKIKEIKVNHRSRKYGSSKYGIDRTFRVLMDLLTVWFMTKFLTRPMYGFGFIGIISILISLSMSSYLLIIKILGEDIGNRPMLMFALILGIAGVQLFSFGLLSELLIRTYHESQNRPIYRVREIDESKKNETFT, from the coding sequence ATGTCAAATATAAACCAATTAATATCAATTATTATTCCTGTTTTCAATGAAAGTGAAAGTATTGGTTTTTTATTAGATGAAGTTATAAGTGTAATGGCATCACATAAATTTGATTTTGAATTGATTGTTGTAAATGATGGGTCTAAAGACAATACTCATCGAGTATTAAAACACTTAACTCACAAAATTCAGGAATTGTCAGTAATTTCTCTTCGTAAAAATTATGGACAAACTGCAGCAATGTCAGCTGGCTTTGATCACTCAAAAGGTAACATTGTAATTACATTGGATGGTGACTTACAGAATGACCCTAATGATATACCTAAATTAATTTCAGAAATTAATAATGGCTATGATTTGATATGTGGTTGGAGGTTTGATAGAAAAGATAAATTAATTAATAGGAAGATACCATCAAAAATAGCAAATCAATTAATAGCTCAAGTAACAGGTTTGAAGTTGCATGATTATGGATGTTCATTAAAAGCTTTTAAAAAAGAAATAATTGATGATATTAAACTATATGGAGAACTGCACAGGTTTCTTCCAGTTTTAGCAAATATTGAAGGTGCAAAAATTAAGGAAATCAAGGTCAATCATAGAAGTCGTAAATATGGATCAAGTAAATATGGGATTGATAGAACTTTTAGGGTGTTAATGGATTTACTAACTGTTTGGTTTATGACTAAATTTTTAACAAGACCTATGTATGGATTTGGTTTTATTGGAATAATTAGTATTCTGATTAGTCTCTCAATGAGTTCTTATTTGTTAATTATAAAAATATTGGGAGAAGATATTGGGAATCGTCCGATGCTTATGTTTGCATTAATATTAGGAATTGCAGGGGTTCAATTATTTAGCTTTGGATTATTAAGTGAGCTTTTAATTCGGACTTATCATGAGAGTCAAAACAGACCAATTTATAGAGTTAGAGAAATTGATGAAAGCAAGAAGAATGAAACTTTTACTTAA
- the psaB gene encoding photosystem I core protein PsaB → MATKFPSFNQGLAQDPTTRRIWYGIATAHDFESHDGMTEEKLYQKLFSTHFGHLAIIALWVAGNLFHVAWQGNFEQFVLDPTHVRPIAHAIWDPHFGEGITEAMTQAGANGPVNIAYSGLYHWWYTIGMRTNEQLFQASIFMSILACWVLFAGWLHLQPKFRPTLAWFKNAEAQLNHHLSVLFGFSSIAWTGHLVHVAIPESRGQHVGWDNWLTVLPHPAGLAPFFTLNWGAYAQNPDSLDQVFGTAEGAGTAIFTFLGGLHPQSEALWLTDIAHHHIAIGCVFVIAGHMYRNTFGIGHSLKEITEAHNTRHPNDPHKGSFGISHDGIYETVNNSLHFQLGLALASLGVATSLVAQHMGALPSYAFIARDYTTQSALYTHHQYIAMFLMVGAFAHGAIFFVRDYDPEVNKDNVLARVLGTKEALISHLSWVTMLLGFHTLGIYVHNDVVVAFGNPEKQILIEPVFAQFVQAAQGKMMYGFDALLSDPTSSATIAANSMPGNHYWMDLINRQDALSSFLPIGPADFLVHHAIALGLHTTALILIKGALDARGTKLIPDKKDLGYAFPCDGPGRGGTCDSSSWDAMYLAMFWALNLIAWVTFYWHWKHLTIWQGNMAQFNESGTYLMGWFRDYLWLNSSQLINGYNPFGVNSLSPWAWMFLFGHLVWATGFMFLISWRGYWQELIETLVWAHQRTPIANLVGWRDKPVALSIVQARLVGLAHFTIGNILTFGAFVIASTSGKFG, encoded by the coding sequence ATGGCAACAAAATTTCCATCATTTAACCAGGGTCTAGCTCAGGACCCGACAACCCGCCGAATATGGTACGGAATAGCAACCGCTCATGACTTTGAGAGTCATGATGGAATGACTGAAGAAAAGCTTTATCAGAAGCTTTTCTCTACCCATTTTGGTCATCTAGCAATTATCGCCCTTTGGGTAGCTGGTAACCTATTCCATGTAGCTTGGCAGGGTAACTTTGAGCAATTTGTACTTGATCCAACTCATGTCCGTCCAATTGCCCATGCAATTTGGGATCCTCATTTTGGAGAAGGCATAACAGAAGCAATGACTCAAGCTGGAGCTAATGGTCCAGTTAACATAGCTTACTCAGGCCTTTACCATTGGTGGTACACAATCGGTATGAGAACTAACGAGCAACTTTTTCAGGCTTCAATCTTTATGAGCATTTTAGCTTGTTGGGTTTTATTTGCTGGTTGGTTACATTTACAGCCTAAATTCAGACCTACACTAGCTTGGTTTAAAAATGCTGAGGCACAGTTAAATCATCATTTATCTGTCTTATTTGGTTTCAGTAGTATTGCTTGGACAGGACATTTGGTTCATGTAGCAATTCCAGAATCTAGAGGTCAGCATGTTGGTTGGGACAATTGGTTAACAGTTCTTCCTCATCCTGCAGGATTAGCTCCTTTCTTTACTCTAAATTGGGGTGCTTATGCACAAAATCCTGATTCTTTAGATCAAGTATTCGGAACTGCAGAGGGTGCTGGAACAGCAATCTTTACGTTCTTAGGAGGACTACATCCTCAAAGTGAAGCTTTATGGCTTACTGATATTGCACATCATCATATTGCAATTGGTTGTGTTTTTGTAATTGCTGGCCATATGTATAGAAATACTTTTGGCATAGGACACAGCCTCAAAGAAATTACTGAAGCTCATAACACTAGACATCCAAATGACCCTCATAAAGGTAGTTTCGGAATTAGTCATGATGGAATTTATGAGACGGTTAACAACTCTCTACACTTTCAATTAGGTTTAGCTTTAGCATCTCTTGGTGTTGCTACTTCTCTAGTTGCTCAACATATGGGAGCTCTTCCTTCTTATGCTTTTATTGCTAGAGATTACACTACACAGTCAGCTCTATATACTCACCATCAATACATAGCTATGTTCTTAATGGTGGGAGCTTTTGCTCATGGGGCTATTTTCTTTGTACGTGATTATGATCCAGAAGTAAACAAAGATAATGTTTTAGCTAGAGTCTTAGGAACCAAAGAAGCACTAATAAGTCACTTAAGTTGGGTAACAATGTTACTGGGATTCCATACTCTTGGAATTTATGTTCATAACGATGTAGTAGTAGCTTTTGGAAATCCAGAAAAACAAATTCTAATTGAACCTGTATTTGCTCAGTTTGTTCAAGCTGCCCAAGGGAAAATGATGTATGGCTTCGATGCTTTATTATCTGATCCTACGAGTTCTGCAACTATAGCAGCAAACTCTATGCCAGGAAATCACTATTGGATGGATCTAATTAATAGACAAGATGCTCTAAGCTCTTTCTTGCCTATTGGACCAGCAGATTTCTTAGTTCATCATGCTATAGCGCTAGGACTTCATACAACAGCACTAATCCTTATTAAAGGAGCATTAGATGCTAGAGGTACAAAATTAATTCCTGATAAAAAGGATTTAGGTTATGCTTTCCCTTGCGATGGACCAGGTCGTGGAGGAACTTGTGATAGTTCTTCATGGGATGCTATGTACCTTGCAATGTTCTGGGCATTAAATCTTATTGCATGGGTAACTTTCTACTGGCACTGGAAGCACCTAACAATTTGGCAAGGTAATATGGCTCAATTTAATGAATCAGGTACCTACTTAATGGGTTGGTTTAGAGATTATCTATGGCTCAATTCATCACAGTTAATTAATGGATATAATCCATTTGGTGTTAACTCCTTATCTCCTTGGGCTTGGATGTTCCTATTTGGTCATTTAGTTTGGGCTACTGGATTTATGTTCCTGATTTCATGGCGTGGTTATTGGCAAGAATTAATAGAAACATTAGTTTGGGCACATCAGCGCACACCAATAGCTAACCTTGTAGGCTGGAGAGATAAGCCAGTTGCACTTTCAATTGTTCAAGCTAGATTAGTTGGTTTGGCACATTTCACGATAGGAAACATCCTTACATTTGGAGCCTTTGTGATTGCATCAACATCAGGTAAGTTCGGTTAA
- the psaA gene encoding photosystem I core protein PsaA yields MTISPPESGEKNKKVLEDPVKADPRPIDFAKLDKPGFWSTKLSKGPKTTTWIWNLHADAHDFDVHTGDAEEATRKIFSAHFGHLAIIFIWMSAAFFHGARFSNYTGWLADPTNVKPGAQQVWAVVGQEMLNGNLGADYNGIQISSGIFHMWRAWGITNESELMALAIGAVIMAALMLHGGIYHYHKAAPKLEWFQNIESMLNHHIAGLVGLGSLAWAGHCIHIGAPTAALLDAIDAGSPLVINGQKIATIADMPMPHQLCDPQIIGQIFPGLASGVGNFFSLNWFAFSDFLTFKGGLNPVTGSLWMTDIAHHHLAFGVIAIIGGHLYRTNYGIGSSMKEILEAHQGDPILFPAPKGHQGLFEFMAESRHAQLSVNLACLGSLSILISHHMYAMPPYPYIATDYMTVLGLFTHHMWIGALFIVGAGAHAGIAMVRDYDPAKHIDNVLDRILKARDALISHLNWVCMWLGFHSFGLYIHNDTMRALGRPQDMFSDNAIQLQPIFAQWVQSIQASAVGTSILAGTPEGLPQKALSEVFNGSLVEVGGKVAISPIQLGTADLMIHHIHAFQIHVTVLILLKGVLYARSSRLIPDKASLGFRFPCDGPGRGGTCQVSSWDHVFLALFWMYNCISIVIFHFSWKMQSDVWGLTGGNFSQSAITINGWLRDFLWAQSSQVLTSYGEAISMYGLMFLGAHFIWAFSLMFLFSGRGYWQELFESIVWAHNKLKVAPTIQPRALSITQGRAVGVAHFLLGGIATTWAFFHARLFGLG; encoded by the coding sequence ATGACCATCAGCCCACCAGAAAGTGGAGAAAAAAACAAGAAAGTTTTGGAAGATCCTGTTAAGGCCGATCCAAGACCTATTGATTTTGCCAAATTAGATAAGCCAGGTTTCTGGTCTACTAAATTATCCAAGGGTCCAAAAACTACAACTTGGATCTGGAATTTGCATGCAGATGCACATGATTTTGATGTGCATACAGGCGATGCTGAAGAAGCAACAAGAAAAATCTTCTCAGCTCACTTTGGACATCTTGCAATCATTTTTATATGGATGAGTGCTGCTTTTTTCCATGGAGCAAGATTTTCAAATTACACAGGTTGGTTAGCTGATCCAACTAATGTTAAACCAGGAGCTCAGCAAGTTTGGGCTGTTGTCGGCCAAGAGATGCTAAACGGTAATCTTGGTGCGGACTACAACGGTATTCAAATAAGCTCTGGAATTTTTCATATGTGGAGAGCTTGGGGTATTACTAACGAAAGTGAGTTAATGGCTTTGGCTATTGGTGCAGTAATAATGGCTGCTCTTATGCTTCATGGAGGTATATACCATTATCATAAAGCTGCTCCAAAATTGGAATGGTTCCAAAATATTGAGTCAATGCTTAATCACCATATTGCAGGTTTGGTTGGGCTTGGATCACTAGCTTGGGCTGGACATTGTATTCATATTGGAGCGCCAACAGCTGCACTTCTTGATGCAATTGACGCTGGATCACCTTTAGTTATTAATGGTCAAAAGATCGCAACAATTGCGGATATGCCAATGCCTCATCAGCTTTGCGATCCCCAAATAATTGGTCAGATCTTTCCTGGTCTAGCTAGTGGAGTTGGTAATTTCTTTAGTCTTAATTGGTTCGCTTTCTCAGATTTCTTAACTTTTAAAGGTGGTTTGAATCCTGTCACTGGAAGTTTATGGATGACTGATATTGCACATCATCATTTAGCTTTTGGTGTAATTGCCATAATTGGAGGTCATTTATATAGAACTAATTATGGAATTGGTTCAAGTATGAAAGAGATTTTAGAAGCTCATCAAGGAGATCCAATATTATTCCCAGCACCAAAAGGTCATCAAGGTCTTTTCGAGTTCATGGCTGAAAGCAGACACGCTCAACTATCTGTAAACCTCGCATGTCTAGGATCTCTTAGCATCCTGATTTCTCATCATATGTATGCGATGCCTCCATATCCTTACATAGCGACTGATTATATGACTGTTCTTGGTTTATTTACACATCATATGTGGATAGGAGCTTTATTTATAGTTGGGGCTGGAGCTCATGCTGGTATAGCCATGGTTAGAGACTATGATCCAGCAAAACATATTGATAACGTTTTAGATAGGATTTTAAAAGCTAGAGATGCCTTAATAAGTCATCTTAACTGGGTTTGTATGTGGTTAGGTTTTCATAGTTTTGGACTTTATATTCATAACGACACTATGAGAGCTTTAGGTAGACCTCAGGACATGTTTAGTGATAATGCAATTCAGCTTCAACCAATATTTGCGCAATGGGTTCAAAGTATTCAAGCTTCTGCAGTAGGCACTTCAATTTTAGCTGGTACTCCGGAGGGATTACCTCAAAAAGCTTTAAGTGAAGTCTTTAACGGAAGTTTAGTTGAAGTAGGTGGAAAGGTAGCCATATCTCCAATTCAACTTGGAACTGCTGATTTGATGATCCATCATATTCATGCTTTCCAAATACATGTAACCGTTTTAATACTCCTTAAAGGAGTACTTTACGCAAGAAGTTCAAGACTAATTCCAGATAAAGCTTCTCTTGGATTTAGATTCCCTTGTGATGGTCCAGGAAGAGGTGGTACTTGTCAGGTTTCATCATGGGATCATGTCTTCTTAGCTCTTTTCTGGATGTATAACTGCATATCAATAGTTATATTCCACTTTTCTTGGAAAATGCAAAGTGATGTGTGGGGACTTACAGGAGGAAACTTCTCTCAAAGTGCTATCACCATTAATGGTTGGCTAAGAGATTTCCTATGGGCTCAATCATCTCAAGTACTAACAAGTTACGGTGAAGCTATTAGTATGTATGGATTGATGTTCTTAGGAGCTCACTTCATATGGGCGTTTAGTTTGATGTTCTTATTCAGTGGAAGAGGCTATTGGCAAGAATTATTTGAATCAATAGTATGGGCTCATAACAAGCTTAAAGTTGCCCCAACAATACAACCAAGAGCACTTTCAATTACTCAAGGTAGAGCCGTTGGTGTAGCTCACTTCCTTCTCGGAGGTATAGCAACTACTTGGGCTTTCTTCCATGCTCGCCTTTTCGGGCTGGGCTAA